The genomic stretch TGCGCGTTGGCCGAGAGGAGGGCGAGGGAGGTGGTCAGCAGGGCGGCAATCAGGACTCTCATCTGACGGCCACCGTTCGACACCCCTCAGGGGCCGCGCGGCGCACATGACGAACCGGGAGCGCCCGAAGGCGACTCCCGGCTCTGAGACCTCGCGGCTTCAGCTCAGCAGGCCGATGCTGCGGGCGCGGCTCACGGCCTCGGTACGGTCGCCGGCGTCGAGCTTGGCGTACAGGCGGGCCAGGTGATCCTTGACCGTGTCCGGGGACACGCCCAGGTTCTTGGCGATCTCCTTGTTGCTGTAGCCCTGGGCCAGCAGCGGCAGCACCTCGGACTCGCGGGGGGTCAGGCGGGGCACGTTCACGTGGGGAAGGCGGTCGATCTCGGGGTTGGCGACGATGTCGCGCAGCTGGCGGGCCAGGCTCTCGGGATCGGTCTCCTTGCTCACGTAGCCGCGGGCTCCGGCGGCGCGGGCAGCCTGCACGATGGCGGGTTCCGCGAAGGTCGTGATCAGCACGGACACGACGTGCGGATGGCTCAGACGCAGCCGCTCGCAGACCTCGATGCCGGTCATGCCGGGCATCTTCACGTCCAGCAGCGCCGCGTCGGGTTGCAGGGTGCGGCACGCGTCCAGTGCGGCCAGACCGTCGGCGGCCTCGGCCACCACATCGAAGCCCTGGTTGATCAGGGCGTACTTGAGGCCCATACGGAACAGCGGGTGATCATCGGCGATTACGAGTCTCATGGGGTGACCTCCGGGAGGACGAGGGTGAGGTGCGTGTAGGCAGGGGGCGGGTCGGTGGGTGGGAGGT from Deinococcus sp. AB2017081 encodes the following:
- a CDS encoding response regulator: MRLVIADDHPLFRMGLKYALINQGFDVVAEAADGLAALDACRTLQPDAALLDVKMPGMTGIEVCERLRLSHPHVVSVLITTFAEPAIVQAARAAGARGYVSKETDPESLARQLRDIVANPEIDRLPHVNVPRLTPRESEVLPLLAQGYSNKEIAKNLGVSPDTVKDHLARLYAKLDAGDRTEAVSRARSIGLLS